A DNA window from Pseudomonas wuhanensis contains the following coding sequences:
- a CDS encoding transposase — protein MTGLDARLTKRYDELVMGHSNGLPALAAGMKALPRSDKAFAQTQALWRFLSNDRVRPVDLVKPLLALAHEGCRDDCDDYALVMHDWSRLNYMHHHSKADRLQMTHRGDIGYELQSSLLVTDRDGAPICTPAQNLATRDGVLSTRAEEVLAPEKHLHELTQRITWLEQQNFAKPLVHIVDREADSVAHLRQWQAEGRQWLVRVKAGSTASHAGQSRALSQIAREMTYRKTRKVDYKGKPAIQWVGETAVVLTRQAQPFTKDRADRKTLRKSGEPLPARLVVSRILGADGHLLAEWYLLSNLEQEVADERLALWYYWRWRIESYFKLLKGGGHQLENWQQESGEAVFKRLLIASQACAVSWRLMRAKGEFAEQTRDFLVRLSGRQMKRSQPVTASALLAGLYMLLAMCETLEQYTPQELAGFAKEAIGWVASRRL, from the coding sequence ATGACCGGGCTAGATGCCCGACTGACAAAACGATACGACGAGTTAGTCATGGGACACAGTAATGGACTACCGGCGCTGGCCGCCGGGATGAAAGCCTTGCCGCGAAGCGACAAGGCTTTTGCACAGACGCAAGCCCTTTGGCGATTTTTGAGCAATGACCGGGTTCGGCCCGTTGACCTGGTTAAACCGCTGCTGGCGTTAGCCCACGAGGGTTGTCGAGATGACTGCGATGATTACGCGCTGGTCATGCATGATTGGTCTCGGCTCAATTACATGCACCACCACAGCAAGGCTGATCGCCTGCAAATGACCCACCGGGGCGACATCGGTTACGAGCTGCAAAGCAGCCTGCTCGTCACGGATCGTGACGGTGCACCGATCTGTACTCCTGCTCAGAATCTAGCGACCAGGGACGGCGTGCTCAGCACGCGAGCCGAAGAAGTGCTGGCCCCTGAGAAGCATCTGCATGAACTGACACAACGTATCACTTGGCTGGAACAGCAGAATTTTGCCAAGCCGCTTGTCCATATCGTGGATCGAGAGGCTGATTCGGTCGCTCACCTGAGGCAATGGCAGGCCGAAGGTCGGCAATGGCTGGTGCGAGTCAAGGCCGGTTCCACGGCCAGTCATGCAGGTCAATCGAGGGCCCTGAGTCAAATTGCTCGCGAGATGACCTACCGCAAAACTCGCAAGGTGGACTACAAAGGAAAACCGGCCATTCAATGGGTGGGAGAAACCGCCGTCGTGCTGACTCGCCAAGCCCAGCCTTTCACCAAAGACAGGGCCGACCGCAAGACGCTGCGCAAGTCTGGTGAGCCGTTGCCGGCCCGGCTCGTCGTGAGCCGAATACTGGGAGCCGATGGTCACCTGCTGGCCGAATGGTATTTGCTGAGCAACCTTGAGCAAGAGGTCGCAGATGAACGATTGGCGCTCTGGTATTACTGGCGCTGGCGTATCGAGTCCTACTTCAAACTGCTTAAAGGGGGTGGGCATCAGCTGGAAAACTGGCAGCAAGAGAGCGGTGAAGCGGTGTTCAAACGGCTGTTGATCGCCAGTCAGGCATGTGCTGTCAGTTGGCGTCTGATGCGGGCTAAGGGGGAGTTTGCTGAGCAAACACGGGATTTTTTGGTCCGTCTGTCTGGTCGACAGATGAAGCGCTCGCAGCCGGTGACGGCTTCCGCGCTGCTGGCCGGTTTATACATGCTTTTGGCCATGTGCGAGACATTGGAGCAATACACGCCCCAGGAACTGGCGGGTTTTGCTAAAGAGGCCATCGGCTGGGTGGCCAGCCGAAGACTTTAG
- a CDS encoding PepSY-associated TM helix domain-containing protein, whose product MSKKSRSKLWFLVHSWLALPIWFFVLIVCVTGTLAVVSQEIIWLANPQMRASPPSDDAPRLNYDEIIAAIKKAEPQTLVEGISRPDESHFALDVDVSYPDGRSVTVYVNPYSGVIQGTAPPFNFKAFTRALHGWWLVPFTNGYSWGWYLVSFLALPMLASLVTGLVVYKRFWKGFFRPTLRIRHGARIFWGDFHRLSGIWSIWFIAVISITGVWFLIKAILFDNQISITTEPVVSVVSRESVPLTSTGKPAPMISLEQAIKVAQEQIPGLDASFVTLPSNAYSHLSVGGRSWYPLMFQTAEVNPYNGDIASTRLLTDRTGLEFVTESMRPLHTGDFGGIWIKLIWFFFGLLLSMMVLSGLLIWTKRTALATANAFKRSNKAPRPVSRPQTVMNQQTPEGNL is encoded by the coding sequence ATGTCGAAGAAATCCCGTTCAAAACTCTGGTTTCTGGTCCATAGCTGGCTGGCGCTGCCCATCTGGTTCTTTGTATTGATCGTCTGTGTGACCGGCACGCTGGCGGTGGTCAGTCAGGAAATCATCTGGCTGGCCAACCCGCAAATGCGTGCCAGCCCGCCTTCGGACGATGCGCCGCGGCTCAACTATGACGAGATCATTGCCGCCATCAAAAAGGCCGAGCCCCAGACGCTGGTCGAGGGCATCAGTCGCCCCGACGAGTCGCATTTCGCCCTCGACGTGGACGTCAGTTACCCGGACGGACGCTCGGTGACAGTGTATGTGAACCCCTACAGCGGGGTGATCCAGGGCACCGCTCCACCATTCAACTTCAAGGCATTCACCCGCGCACTGCATGGCTGGTGGCTAGTGCCGTTCACCAACGGCTACAGCTGGGGCTGGTATCTGGTGTCGTTTCTCGCGCTACCGATGCTGGCGTCGCTGGTGACCGGGCTGGTGGTCTACAAACGGTTCTGGAAAGGCTTCTTCCGACCGACCCTGCGCATTCGCCATGGCGCGCGGATTTTCTGGGGCGACTTTCACCGGCTCAGCGGCATCTGGTCGATCTGGTTCATCGCGGTGATCTCAATCACCGGTGTCTGGTTCCTGATCAAGGCGATTCTGTTCGACAACCAGATTTCGATTACCACAGAACCGGTGGTGTCGGTCGTCTCGCGCGAAAGCGTGCCGTTGACCAGCACCGGCAAACCGGCTCCGATGATCAGTCTGGAACAGGCCATCAAGGTCGCTCAGGAGCAAATCCCCGGACTTGACGCCAGTTTTGTCACCCTGCCGAGCAACGCCTACAGCCACCTCTCAGTGGGCGGTCGAAGCTGGTATCCGCTGATGTTCCAGACGGCCGAGGTCAACCCGTACAACGGCGATATTGCCAGCACGCGGTTGCTGACCGATCGCACCGGCCTGGAGTTCGTGACCGAGTCGATGCGTCCATTGCACACCGGTGATTTTGGCGGGATCTGGATCAAGCTGATCTGGTTTTTCTTCGGTTTGCTGCTGAGCATGATGGTGCTCAGCGGGTTGCTGATCTGGACCAAACGCACCGCCCTGGCCACCGCCAATGCGTTCAAGCGCAGCAACAAGGCCCCGCGCCCGGTGTCGAGACCGCAAACGGTCATGAACCAACAGACTCCGGAGGGCAACCTGTGA
- a CDS encoding thiamine pyrophosphate-binding protein, with protein sequence MSKTITAPQPSRASLLWRKWRFHINIFLLLIPLGFMPKYFADASLFRGDSGLGEREIGEIQVGPWSLQLAELRNEAPRLTGPAGYMKGFNAALCERCRDQVKATYLRIGKPRSLRAAGAIFFGTPYRMGAMLLVPEKTKADAELWITMEGWDGAMHQASIPLSQASPATLAWLNKQGGKP encoded by the coding sequence GTGAGCAAGACGATCACTGCACCGCAGCCTTCCCGGGCGAGCCTGCTCTGGCGCAAATGGCGCTTTCACATCAACATTTTCTTGCTGCTGATCCCTCTGGGCTTCATGCCCAAATACTTTGCCGACGCCTCGCTGTTTCGCGGCGACAGCGGACTGGGAGAACGGGAGATCGGCGAAATCCAGGTCGGCCCCTGGAGCCTGCAACTGGCCGAACTGCGCAACGAAGCGCCGCGGCTGACCGGCCCCGCCGGCTACATGAAAGGCTTTAACGCAGCGCTGTGCGAGCGCTGTCGCGATCAGGTCAAGGCGACTTACCTGCGCATCGGCAAACCTCGCAGCCTGCGCGCGGCCGGGGCGATTTTCTTCGGTACGCCGTACCGCATGGGCGCGATGCTGCTAGTGCCTGAGAAGACCAAAGCCGATGCCGAACTGTGGATCACCATGGAAGGCTGGGACGGTGCCATGCATCAAGCATCCATCCCCCTGAGCCAGGCGTCCCCGGCCACCCTCGCATGGCTGAACAAACAAGGAGGCAAACCATGA
- a CDS encoding DUF6162 family protein, with protein MTSPTTQVVRPAGAGHETLYVLLLCLMILAVAGSVVAWRGEAQEVSIVGSHQLDARRDLSASEQGIYADLRVTLDEIHLLRQEQQALPTPTTLADEGFAPFAQDASSVSRGGHAWQLLDAKAYFGQSQTPTVAGSFLMRLTAEDDSAPDIWLNRGSALPVPNDLTDAALNGAGWQQIVAQFDAGVTRQHRH; from the coding sequence ATGACGTCGCCCACCACCCAAGTTGTTCGCCCGGCCGGTGCCGGCCACGAAACCCTCTATGTATTGCTGTTGTGCCTGATGATCCTGGCGGTTGCCGGCTCGGTGGTCGCCTGGCGTGGTGAGGCTCAGGAAGTGAGCATCGTGGGCAGCCATCAGCTGGACGCCCGTCGTGATCTGAGCGCATCCGAGCAAGGTATCTACGCCGACCTGCGGGTCACGCTGGATGAAATTCATCTGTTGCGTCAGGAACAGCAAGCGTTGCCCACACCCACCACCCTCGCCGATGAAGGCTTTGCGCCGTTTGCCCAGGACGCCAGTTCTGTCAGCCGCGGCGGCCATGCGTGGCAGTTGCTGGACGCCAAGGCGTACTTCGGCCAGAGCCAGACCCCAACCGTCGCCGGCTCGTTTTTGATGCGTTTGACCGCTGAAGACGACTCCGCGCCAGACATCTGGCTCAACCGCGGCAGCGCCCTCCCCGTCCCGAACGATCTCACCGACGCGGCGCTCAACGGCGCCGGCTGGCAGCAGATCGTCGCGCAATTCGATGCTGGGGTCACCCGCCAGCATCGGCATTGA
- a CDS encoding metal ABC transporter substrate-binding protein produces the protein MPSSSQRHCFFRLLLVGLFACLLTPLASADEAKRLRIGITLHPYYSYVANIVGDKAEVVPLIPAGFNPHAYEPRAEDIKRIGGLDVVVLNGVGHDDFADRMIAASETPNIKVIEANENVPLLAATGVAARGAGKVVNPHTFLSISASIAQVNNIARELGKLDPTNAKTYTQNARAYGKRLRQMRADALAKLTQAPNAELRVATVHAAYDYLLREFGLEVTAVVEPAHGIEPSPSQLKKTIDQLRELDVKVIFSEVDFPSTYVETIQRESGVKLYPLSHISYGEYTADKYEKEMTGNLNTVVRAIQESGA, from the coding sequence ATGCCCAGTTCATCTCAACGTCATTGCTTTTTTCGCCTGCTGCTGGTCGGCCTGTTTGCCTGTTTGCTGACACCTTTGGCCAGTGCCGATGAAGCCAAGCGCCTGCGCATCGGCATCACCTTGCATCCTTATTACAGTTACGTGGCCAACATCGTTGGTGACAAGGCCGAAGTGGTGCCGCTGATCCCGGCCGGTTTCAACCCTCATGCCTACGAACCTCGGGCCGAGGACATCAAACGCATCGGCGGGCTGGACGTGGTCGTGCTCAACGGCGTGGGCCATGACGACTTCGCCGACCGCATGATCGCCGCCAGCGAAACCCCGAACATCAAGGTGATCGAAGCCAACGAAAACGTGCCCCTGCTGGCCGCCACCGGCGTCGCTGCCCGGGGTGCCGGCAAGGTGGTCAATCCGCACACATTCCTGTCGATCAGCGCTTCCATTGCCCAGGTCAACAACATCGCCCGGGAACTGGGCAAGCTCGACCCGACCAACGCCAAAACCTACACCCAGAACGCCCGCGCCTACGGCAAACGCCTGCGGCAGATGCGCGCCGACGCCCTGGCAAAACTGACCCAGGCGCCGAACGCCGAGTTGCGCGTGGCCACCGTCCATGCCGCCTACGACTATTTGCTGCGCGAGTTTGGCCTGGAAGTGACCGCCGTGGTCGAGCCGGCCCACGGCATCGAACCGAGCCCCAGCCAGCTGAAAAAGACCATCGATCAACTGCGGGAGCTGGACGTGAAAGTGATCTTCTCGGAGGTGGATTTCCCATCCACCTACGTCGAGACCATCCAGCGTGAATCCGGGGTGAAGCTGTACCCGCTGTCGCACATTTCCTATGGCGAATACACCGCCGACAAGTACGAAAAAGAAATGACCGGCAACCTCAACACTGTCGTCCGGGCGATTCAGGAGTCAGGCGCATGA
- a CDS encoding metal ABC transporter ATP-binding protein, producing the protein MTAKETITESPVVSGPTLDFAEVSLTLGRTTILDKVSFQVQPGSVHALVGPNGGGKSSLIKTLLGQMPHQGRLSLQWPGDPGTIGYVPQALEFDRGLPMTVDDFMAAMCQRRPAFLGLSKHYAVAIGEALERVGMQDKRKRRMGALSGGERQRVLLAQGLIPAPQLLVLDEPMSALDEAGIQVFERLLGDWRQSGITVLWIEHDLEAVGRLADRVTGLNRRVLFDATPKQALTPERLLTLFSTHPRSAA; encoded by the coding sequence ATGACGGCTAAAGAAACCATCACTGAATCCCCTGTGGTTTCGGGGCCGACGCTGGATTTCGCCGAAGTCAGCCTGACGCTGGGCCGGACAACGATCCTCGACAAGGTGAGCTTTCAAGTCCAGCCCGGCAGCGTGCATGCACTGGTCGGCCCCAACGGTGGCGGCAAGAGTTCGCTGATCAAGACCCTGCTGGGGCAAATGCCGCATCAAGGCCGCCTCAGCCTGCAATGGCCTGGCGATCCGGGGACCATCGGCTACGTGCCTCAGGCCCTGGAATTCGATCGCGGTTTACCGATGACTGTCGATGACTTCATGGCCGCCATGTGCCAGCGGCGCCCGGCGTTCCTCGGGTTGAGCAAACATTACGCGGTGGCCATCGGCGAAGCGCTGGAACGGGTCGGTATGCAGGACAAACGCAAGCGGCGTATGGGCGCGTTGTCCGGCGGTGAGCGCCAGCGCGTTTTGTTGGCCCAAGGACTGATTCCGGCGCCACAGTTGCTGGTGCTCGACGAACCGATGTCGGCCCTCGATGAGGCCGGCATTCAGGTGTTCGAACGGCTACTGGGCGACTGGCGCCAAAGCGGCATTACCGTGCTGTGGATCGAGCATGATCTGGAAGCGGTCGGGCGACTGGCGGACCGGGTCACCGGGCTCAATCGCCGGGTGCTGTTCGATGCCACGCCGAAACAGGCACTGACCCCGGAGCGACTGCTGACCCTGTTCTCGACCCATCCCCGGAGCGCTGCCTGA
- a CDS encoding metal ABC transporter permease encodes MSYEAFRLMVQGWASSGYLPEALAYGFVVNALLAGLLIGPVLGGLGTLVVVKRFAFFSEAVGHAALTGVAIGILLGEPYTGPYGSLFGYCLLFGILLNYLRNRTGLAPDTLIGVFLSVSLALGASLLLILAGKINVHILENVLFGSVLTVNGNDLLVLAIVGSLVMALALPLYNRIMLASFNPQLAAVRGVAVKTLDYLFVILVTLITVAAVKVIGAILVGALLVIPAAAARLLSQSLKGFFWCSVLIATVSTLCGILAPIVFDLPIPSGAAIILVAGIAFALAAIARGIVPSLKGNLG; translated from the coding sequence ATGAGTTACGAAGCCTTTCGTTTGATGGTCCAGGGTTGGGCCTCGTCCGGTTACCTGCCAGAAGCGCTGGCTTATGGATTTGTGGTCAACGCGCTGCTCGCCGGGCTGTTGATCGGCCCGGTATTGGGCGGCTTGGGTACGCTGGTGGTGGTCAAGCGTTTCGCGTTTTTCTCCGAAGCCGTGGGCCACGCGGCGCTGACCGGTGTGGCCATCGGCATTCTGCTCGGTGAACCCTACACCGGGCCTTATGGCAGCCTGTTCGGTTACTGCCTGCTGTTCGGCATTCTGCTCAACTATCTGCGTAATCGCACGGGGCTGGCGCCGGACACGTTGATCGGTGTGTTCCTTTCCGTGTCGTTGGCCTTGGGCGCCAGCCTGTTGTTGATTCTGGCGGGCAAGATCAACGTGCACATTCTGGAAAACGTGCTGTTCGGTTCGGTGCTGACGGTCAACGGCAACGACCTGCTGGTGTTGGCCATCGTCGGTTCGCTGGTGATGGCGCTGGCCCTGCCGTTGTACAACCGCATCATGCTCGCCAGTTTCAACCCGCAACTGGCGGCGGTACGCGGTGTGGCGGTGAAGACCCTGGATTACTTGTTCGTGATCCTGGTAACCCTGATCACGGTGGCGGCAGTGAAAGTCATCGGCGCGATTCTGGTCGGTGCCCTGTTGGTGATTCCAGCGGCGGCCGCGCGCTTGCTCAGCCAGTCGCTGAAGGGTTTCTTCTGGTGTTCGGTGCTGATCGCCACGGTGAGCACGCTGTGCGGAATTCTCGCGCCGATTGTCTTTGACCTGCCTATCCCGTCCGGTGCCGCGATCATTCTGGTGGCCGGTATCGCCTTCGCTCTGGCCGCGATTGCTCGCGGCATCGTTCCAAGTCTGAAAGGGAACCTCGGATAA
- a CDS encoding metal ABC transporter substrate-binding protein → MSSSLRQLTLAVTLCGPASFNAFATDAFEPMRLVANHGVGNTALFASTSTHKVLVLAALPVTYGLGALLLEGTDISLERAAPANLPGSRQTAYFTGRGAPALSKLAIDADAVIGLRSLWPDDPLYPNARRSNIRIIEIDAARPVDGALPGIAVQPGSKVDGLNSQPWLASNNMGRMADVMAADLVRLAPAAKPKIDANLAALKQRLLKLSADSESRLASADNLSVMSLSDHFGYLIGGLNLELIGLDARPDAEWTPEALKQLGATLKDNDVAVVLHHRQPSDAVKALIAEAGSRLVVLTVDAADPVAELEGNVDLVIKGLSGV, encoded by the coding sequence ATGTCTTCTTCTCTGCGTCAATTAACCCTGGCGGTGACCTTGTGTGGGCCTGCCTCGTTCAACGCATTCGCCACCGACGCCTTCGAACCGATGCGCCTGGTGGCCAATCACGGTGTGGGTAACACCGCGCTCTTCGCCTCGACTTCAACTCACAAAGTGCTGGTTCTGGCGGCGTTGCCTGTGACCTACGGTCTGGGTGCCCTGCTACTGGAGGGCACCGATATCAGCCTTGAGCGCGCCGCGCCGGCCAATCTGCCCGGCAGCCGACAGACCGCTTATTTCACCGGTCGAGGCGCTCCGGCGCTCAGTAAGCTGGCAATCGATGCCGATGCGGTCATCGGCCTGCGCTCGCTATGGCCGGACGATCCGCTGTACCCGAACGCCCGCCGCAGCAATATCCGCATCATTGAAATCGACGCCGCCCGCCCGGTGGACGGCGCCCTGCCTGGCATCGCCGTGCAGCCTGGCAGCAAGGTCGATGGCTTGAACAGTCAGCCTTGGTTGGCCAGCAACAACATGGGCCGGATGGCGGATGTCATGGCGGCAGACCTGGTGCGCCTGGCGCCAGCGGCCAAGCCTAAGATCGACGCCAATCTGGCAGCGCTCAAACAACGCTTGCTCAAGCTCAGCGCCGACAGCGAGTCACGACTGGCCAGTGCCGACAACCTGAGTGTGATGAGCTTGAGCGATCATTTCGGTTACCTGATCGGCGGCCTCAACCTGGAGCTGATCGGCCTCGATGCACGGCCGGATGCCGAGTGGACACCTGAGGCGCTCAAGCAATTGGGCGCAACGCTCAAGGACAATGACGTAGCGGTGGTGCTGCATCATCGCCAGCCGTCGGACGCGGTGAAAGCGCTGATTGCCGAGGCTGGCAGTCGGTTGGTGGTGTTAACTGTCGATGCGGCAGATCCAGTGGCCGAATTGGAAGGGAATGTGGATTTGGTGATCAAGGGGTTGAGCGGGGTGTAA
- a CDS encoding MbtH family protein → MTSVFDREDILFQVVVNHEEQYSIWPDYKAVPQGWRTVGKSGLKKECLAYIEEVWTDMRPLSLRQKMEEQAAVAH, encoded by the coding sequence ATGACGTCAGTATTCGACCGCGAGGACATCCTCTTTCAGGTCGTGGTCAACCACGAAGAGCAATACTCGATCTGGCCCGACTACAAAGCCGTGCCACAAGGCTGGCGCACCGTGGGCAAGAGTGGCCTGAAAAAGGAATGCCTGGCCTACATCGAAGAGGTCTGGACCGACATGCGTCCGCTGAGCCTGCGCCAGAAAATGGAAGAGCAGGCGGCCGTGGCTCACTGA
- a CDS encoding aspartate aminotransferase family protein translates to MSVATSLIEDQPARIVSAPAETLYQFNESPLLARQSRQESNARSYPRRIPLALKRAKGIYVEDVEGRCFIDCLAGAGTLALGHNHPVVIEAIQQVLTDELPLHTLDLTTPVKDQFVQDLFGLLPQALAAEAKIQFCGPTGTDAVEAALKLVRTATGRSTVLSFQGGYHGMSQGALSLMGSLGPKKPLGALLSSGVQFMPYPYDYRCPFGLGGAQGVQVNLNYLENLLNDPEAGVQLPAAVIVEAVQGEGGVIPADLDWLRGLRRITEKAGVALIVDEIQSGFARTGKMFAFEHAGIIPDVVVMSKAIGGSLPLAVVVYRDWLDTWLPGAHAGTFRGNQMAMAAGSAVMRYLTEHKVCEHAAVMGERLSEHLHILQRDFPQLGDIRGRGLMLGVELVDPTGAPDAQGHPPIFARLAPLVQRECLKRGLILELGGRHGGVVRFLPPLVITATEIDRVAEIFGRAMAAATASL, encoded by the coding sequence ATGTCAGTCGCTACCAGCCTTATCGAAGATCAGCCGGCCCGGATCGTCTCGGCGCCTGCCGAGACGCTTTATCAGTTCAACGAATCGCCGCTGCTGGCCCGTCAGAGCCGGCAGGAGTCGAATGCTCGCAGCTACCCGCGGCGTATTCCCCTGGCACTCAAGCGTGCCAAGGGCATTTATGTCGAGGACGTCGAAGGCCGCTGTTTCATCGATTGCCTGGCCGGTGCGGGGACGCTGGCCCTGGGGCACAACCATCCGGTGGTGATCGAAGCGATCCAGCAAGTACTGACCGATGAACTGCCGCTGCACACACTTGACCTGACCACGCCGGTCAAGGATCAGTTTGTTCAGGACCTGTTCGGTTTGCTGCCACAGGCATTGGCCGCTGAAGCGAAGATCCAGTTCTGTGGCCCCACCGGTACCGATGCGGTGGAAGCCGCTCTGAAACTGGTGCGCACCGCCACCGGGCGCAGCACGGTTTTGTCGTTCCAGGGCGGTTACCACGGCATGAGCCAGGGCGCGCTGAGCCTGATGGGCAGTCTGGGGCCGAAAAAGCCGTTGGGTGCCTTGCTCAGTAGTGGCGTGCAGTTCATGCCGTATCCCTACGATTACCGTTGCCCGTTCGGGCTCGGCGGCGCGCAGGGGGTGCAGGTCAATCTGAATTACCTGGAAAACCTGCTGAATGATCCAGAGGCCGGCGTGCAACTGCCTGCTGCGGTGATCGTCGAAGCGGTGCAGGGCGAGGGCGGGGTGATTCCGGCTGATCTCGATTGGCTGCGCGGCTTGCGACGCATCACCGAAAAGGCCGGCGTAGCGCTGATCGTCGATGAAATCCAGAGCGGTTTTGCCCGCACCGGCAAGATGTTCGCCTTCGAGCACGCCGGGATCATTCCGGACGTGGTGGTAATGTCCAAAGCCATCGGCGGCAGCCTGCCGCTGGCGGTGGTGGTCTATCGCGACTGGCTCGACACCTGGCTGCCGGGCGCCCATGCCGGGACTTTCCGCGGTAATCAGATGGCCATGGCCGCAGGCTCTGCAGTGATGCGCTACCTGACAGAGCACAAGGTTTGCGAGCATGCCGCCGTCATGGGCGAACGCTTGAGTGAACACTTGCACATCCTGCAACGGGACTTCCCGCAACTGGGCGACATTCGCGGACGCGGCTTGATGCTGGGCGTCGAACTGGTCGACCCGACCGGCGCGCCGGACGCTCAGGGCCATCCACCGATATTCGCTCGTCTGGCGCCGCTGGTGCAGCGCGAATGCCTCAAGCGTGGGTTGATCCTTGAGCTGGGCGGGCGTCACGGCGGTGTCGTGCGTTTCCTGCCGCCGCTGGTGATCACTGCCACAGAAATCGATCGGGTGGCCGAGATTTTCGGCAGAGCCATGGCCGCCGCCACCGCCAGCCTCTAA
- a CDS encoding GNAT family N-acetyltransferase: protein MDASIHICKATPADAGIISRIVERSIRVGCALDHRNDPRTVATWTHNKTIEHVQPWLTDPRLYLNIALLQDKPIGAALAAISGKVAFCYVQPEWFRRGAGQALMQDLETWLIALGLPQARLNSTRTGEAFYHRLGYRACAETFTVAGLHAIPMHKALSPPS from the coding sequence ATGGATGCATCGATACACATCTGCAAGGCAACGCCCGCCGATGCCGGCATCATCAGCCGGATCGTCGAGCGTTCCATTCGCGTCGGCTGCGCGCTCGACCACCGCAACGATCCGCGAACCGTCGCCACCTGGACTCACAACAAAACCATCGAACACGTGCAGCCCTGGCTGACCGACCCACGGTTGTACCTGAACATCGCCCTGTTGCAGGACAAACCGATCGGCGCCGCCTTGGCGGCGATCAGCGGCAAAGTCGCGTTCTGTTATGTGCAACCGGAATGGTTTCGTCGAGGCGCCGGACAAGCGCTGATGCAGGACCTCGAGACGTGGTTGATCGCTCTGGGTTTGCCTCAGGCGCGGCTCAATAGCACCCGTACCGGCGAGGCGTTTTACCACCGTCTGGGTTACCGGGCTTGCGCTGAAACTTTCACCGTGGCGGGACTCCATGCCATTCCCATGCACAAGGCGCTGTCGCCACCTTCATAG